Genomic DNA from Cheilinus undulatus linkage group 10, ASM1832078v1, whole genome shotgun sequence:
tcaaaaagtcatACATCCTACCTACATTTAAAACCAATCCCTGTAACTGTAGTTACTGTCAGTATGAAGAACTATGTTTGactatattttcaaaataaaacaaacagagaacCCGGGCAGCACACTGGATGAAGCATGCAtgcttaaaagtcaaaatgtttaatattgtgAAATACTTTGTCAAATCCAAAACTTGAGACATAATACAAGTAATAATAAAGTATATAATAGTGAttaaagcagctttaaaaaGAAGCTGCAACCACACAAACACTCCTGCGTATTATTTCTGGATACTTCTGactaaaaggattaaaaaaaaaaaagactgaaattcaCAGATGGCCGTTCTCGCCTATTAAAAGTCCTTCTGTCTGACTCCATCCTGGGTCATTGCCAAGGCCGTAAAGGTTGCAGCAGAAAAGTCTCAACAGTTATGATATCAAAAATAGGAGCAAGGTCTTTCCTGTCAGATGCCTCATCACAGACAGTCAGAAACCACCGTGAACAGAAACTTTACCAGCTGCGGTAAGTTATGTCAGTAGGATTGAATGTCACTTGTCCCCAGGTTCATGGTTCATCAGAATCTTTGTGGTTTTCCAGACATCTGATGCATCTGTgaacaaaaggtaaaacaatcagctcattaacattcagtttaaatgtctaaatttcTGTGGCTATCTGTGCATGCAGTGGGTAACACAGGCAACATCTGTGGCAGAATCTAAAGtgaacttcctgtttttgcacTCAAACTCTTCTTCAGGATGTCACTTTTTCCCCTCACTCACATACAGTCTACTCTGTTGGTGTCGACTCTTCAGGCTCTTTTTTTACCTCCTGGCCCCCTAGCTGCTCTTACAGTTGTGTTCCTCATGCCGCATACTTTCTGTGATCCTATGATAACAAGCTAAAACCAACGGTTTGCGCCTCACAGCACCACCCACTCATCATTCTCACTTCCAACAGAACCTCTCCTCTGCCTTACACTGCACTCAGACGACACAGTCATCTATGTGACACATTTCTCCTCAGCTTGTGAACTGTTTTTACACAGACACTGCAGggacattttatcacattttgtaaAATTAGTGCACAGCCAACTGTGCTGTGCTTGTGAGCTCTGCGCTGCAGCATGAATGCAGCCATGCAAAGCAGAATAAGAATGACAGTGCTGGTACCTCTTCCTCACTGCACCACACAGGCTGTGCAGCACTGCTCCTGCTTCTCTGGCAGCGTGGAATAATTCATCTGTCGGACAATCTCTGCAAAAAGCTCGTCCACCATAGTCTTGCTCTTTGCAGAAGTTTCAATGAACGGACAGCCCCACTCCTGAGCCAGAGCTCGCCCATCTGACCCAGCGACCTCGCGCTCAGATTCCAGGTCCACTTTGTTCCCCACCAAGATCAAGGGCACCTTCTCAAAGCGCTTTACCCGCACTATTTGGTCTCGCATTGGTCTGATGTCCTGAAGAATGGAGAGGGAGAAGATATGAGGGTGTTTTTTTCATGCAGCAATAGCACAAATAATCAGTGAAGTTGTTCTCAAAATCCATTTCTTAGCATGTTTCCAATGTGTAGTGCATTTAAAATAGACAAGTGTGCATACAACGCTTAAAAATGGTCTTAATAAAGTAAAACACTCGGCTATATTTAACTTTTGTCTCTCTCTTGTAAGTTTGTTAGGAGTGTCTAGCACACTACTTCTGTGTCAACTACCTGCAATCACCATAAACAGTAGGTATATTACACTAATATGAAGACAAATGAGAAGAAGCATTGCTGGGTCTTTGTGGTTTCACATACAAGTGCTTTTTGGAAACTATTGGTTTGCTTTGCTCAGTTCATCTTGTGAATGGGTGGTTGCATGTgtaaaaaaagggttttaaaactttattttaaaggcaTTTCAATTACAGACAGATTATAGTGTGGCTTGGATTGCTTTTTGAAGGGCAATGgcagttttgttattttattttttttaacttttttgagcATAATTTTAAGAATAAAACCTTTTTCACTCATGCTACCACCAGATGAACTGATAATGCTAAATGTATTATACACAAGTATAACAGCTTTTGTCCTTATGTGGTTGTTTTCAagataaaaacatctgaattaaaTACATATGATGGTTGAAACCTGTTTTAAATAGCATCAAATATCACAAAGCTGAGCATGCAGTGATGCCGTTTCTCTCCACAGTTGTTCTAAGATCTCTACAGAACTACTGGCTTTAAATGAGGATGCAATTCACTAAatcttttaatcttttaagtGGAGTTATTTTCATATATAGCAAACTTAAACTGTGCAGGG
This window encodes:
- the rap2c gene encoding ras-related protein Rap-2c, which produces MKEYKVVVLGSGGVGKSALTVQFVTGTFIEKYDPTIEDFYRKEIEVDSSPSVLEILDTAGTEQFASMRDLYIKNGQGFILVYSLVNQQSFQDIRPMRDQIVRVKRFEKVPLILVGNKVDLESEREVAGSDGRALAQEWGCPFIETSAKSKTMVDELFAEIVRQMNYSTLPEKQEQCCTACVVQ